The Montipora capricornis isolate CH-2021 chromosome 1, ASM3666992v2, whole genome shotgun sequence genome contains a region encoding:
- the LOC138054099 gene encoding uncharacterized protein, translating into MQQIMIAIVGLTIYILFGYQVSPTCFANYDRSIIFKERIPNKVMCGHVISRSEVPNEGSCRVNCYMDPNCVSINMGPLEGGKLMCELNDVTSSQKESFIRYKKAHTYLEIENPCSSNPCPMDCTCQAGFSRSGFRCQCDAKDKHECGARSPCVNGGTCRKQAGKYSCDCPKNYIGLYCDILAEKIGCFKDDPDNRVLKTLLVTFRGRIDWNNMWKVVRDCSEEARNKGMYYFAIQFYGECYVGPKDTEYDKYGAYDNCWFNQGLGFGKENANFVYRNTGC; encoded by the exons ATGCAGCAGATAATGATAGCGATAGTTGGCTTGACGATATACATACTCTTCGGGTATCAGGTTTCGCCGACGTGTTTCG CAAATTATGACCGCAGCATTATTTTCAAAGAACGAATACCAAATAAAGTCATGTGTGGTCACGTGATCAGCCGCAGTGAAGTGCCAAATGAAGGAAGCTGTCGAGTGAACTGCTATATGGATCCTAACTGTGTGTCCATAAATATGGGACCTTTGGAGGGAGGAAAGCTGATGTGTGAGTTGAACGATGTTACTTCAAGTCAAAAAGAATCTTTCATTAGATACAAAAAGGCCCACACTTATTTGGAAATTGAG AATCCCTGCAGCAGCAACCCGTGTCCGATGGACTGTACATGCCAAGCCGGTTTCAGTAGGAGTGGCTTTCGATGCCAATGCGACGCCAAAG ATAAACACGAATGCGGTGCAAGATCCCCGTGTGTAAATGGGGGAACATGCAGAAAGCAAGCTGGAAAGTACAGCTGTGATTGTCCGAAAAACTATATAGGACTTTACTGCGATATCC TTGCAGAAAAAATTGGATGTTTTAAAGACGATCCCGATAACCGTGTTTTGAAAACCTTGCTTGTGACCTTCCGTGGGAGAATCGACTGGAATAATATGTGGAAAGTAGTTCGAGACTGCTCAGAAGAAGCCAGGAACAAAGG GATGTACTACTTCGCCATTCAGTTTTATGGAGAGTGCTATGTGGGTCCAAAGGACACTGAGTATGATAAATATGGCGCCTATGATAACTGTTGGTTCAACCAAGGCCTAGGATTTGGTAAAGAAAACGCTAACTTTGTTTACAGAAACACAGGCTGTTAA
- the LOC138047865 gene encoding protein rolling stone-like: MPCLCPEEFAFSRLKLSHPYYNAFATSPWLPLPLFLIYRLVAGFYFLSWLIYSGFSYGNYWFLYLSNWVFMFVTAHFLLAMFITTHYCCGSGVEDDPAGFGPRRFKSETYIVGLSSDDEGDEEGEGTVYSKRKDDHNELPFWYKVSWLFFTIASVNSLVVTLAYWLSDYSGGAIDRVSVNEHIVAGVLMLLEVIISNIPIRLMHFIYSHVFGSTYALFTVIFWAAGGKNKAGNRYIYKQLNYQDYPGAAIFTVFMMLIILQFILHMFLFILFRLRTWLVSKFQ, translated from the coding sequence TGGCTGCCTCTGCCTCTCTTTCTCATTTACCGTCTTGTCGCCGGCTTTTACTTCCTGTCTTGGCTTATCTACAGTGGTTTTAGTTATGGCAACTATTGGTTCCTGTATCTTAGCAACTGGGTTTTCATGTTTGTCACGGCGCATTTCCTTCTTGCCATGTTCATCACCACCCACTATTGCTGTGGCTCGGGTGTCGAAGATGACCCAGCCGGTTTCGGGCCACGTCGGTTCAAATCGGAAACCTACATCGTCGGACTGTCCTCTGACGACGAAGGCGACGAAGAAGGCGAAGGAACCGTTTACTCCAAACGCAAAGATGATCACAACGAACTGCCGTTTTGGTACAAAGTTTCGTGGTTGTTCTTCACCATAGCAAGTGTGAACTCCCTTGTTGTTACTTTGGCGTACTGGTTGTCCGACTACTCTGGAGGTGCAATTGATCGTGTTAGCGTAAATGAGCACATAGTAGCTGGCGTTTTGATGCTGCTCGAAGTGATCATAAGCAATATTCCCATTCGTCTTATGCATTTCATTTATTCCCATGTTTTCGGTTCGACTTATGCCCTGTTCACAGTCATTTTCTGGGCCGCAGGTGGAAAAAACAAAGCTGGAAATCGTTACATTTACAAACAACTTAACTACCAAGATTATCctggagcagccatctttaccGTGTTTATGATGTTAATAATCTTACAGTTTATTTTGCACATGTTCCTTTTCATACTGTTCAGACTCCGAACTTGGCTGGTTTCTAAGTTCCAGTGA